One genomic region from Cellulomonas hominis encodes:
- a CDS encoding glycosyltransferase: MTPPSTVSAVVYSRDEADLLRDCLPRLAGFDEVLVCDMASTDDTVAVAAAHGARVVPVPDVPVVEQVRQRGLDAATSDWVLFVDADEHLPAGFRAALQPVLDGPSDVAGVRLRYDNVAFGRLLEHSLQGSAKYALLRRGRAHYAEPALAHVPPVLDGRGIDAPASVPGIAHLNFRSVEQTTEKILRYAANNPGRFTRVDDPVALLRELLRSTVFGGAWRDGRAGFAVAALHTFGHLYGSLLEAERAGVLARDVPPRSARLLGAVEGVQRAAVAARDGVRRAVRGRR, encoded by the coding sequence ATGACCCCCCCGAGCACCGTGAGCGCCGTCGTGTACTCGCGCGACGAGGCTGACCTGCTGCGGGACTGCCTACCGCGCCTGGCCGGCTTCGACGAGGTGCTGGTCTGCGACATGGCCTCCACCGACGACACCGTCGCCGTGGCCGCCGCGCACGGCGCCCGCGTCGTCCCGGTGCCGGACGTCCCGGTCGTCGAGCAGGTCCGGCAGCGCGGCCTGGACGCGGCGACGTCCGACTGGGTGCTGTTCGTGGACGCCGACGAGCACCTGCCGGCAGGGTTCCGCGCCGCGCTCCAGCCGGTGCTCGACGGGCCGTCCGACGTCGCCGGCGTGCGGCTGCGGTACGACAACGTCGCGTTCGGCCGCCTGCTCGAGCACTCCCTGCAGGGCAGCGCCAAGTACGCGCTGCTGCGCCGCGGCCGGGCGCACTACGCCGAGCCCGCGCTCGCGCACGTGCCGCCGGTCCTGGACGGGCGGGGGATCGACGCGCCCGCGTCCGTGCCCGGGATCGCGCACCTGAACTTCCGCTCCGTCGAGCAGACGACCGAGAAGATCCTGCGGTACGCCGCCAACAACCCCGGCCGGTTCACCCGGGTGGACGACCCCGTCGCCCTGCTGCGCGAGCTCCTGCGGTCCACCGTGTTCGGCGGCGCGTGGCGCGACGGCCGGGCGGGGTTCGCCGTCGCCGCGCTGCACACGTTCGGGCACCTGTACGGCTCGCTGCTGGAGGCCGAGCGCGCGGGCGTCCTGGCGCGCGACGTCCCCCCGCGCAGCGCCCGGCTCCTCGGCGCCGTCGAGGGCGTCCAGCGCGCCGCGGTCGCCGCGCGCGACGGGGTGCGGCGCGCGGTGCGGGGCCGCCGGTGA